A single genomic interval of Vibrio maritimus harbors:
- a CDS encoding cytochrome b562: protein MIKTNLISLVALTALVSTSAFASEPFDLKKNMQAMKLAFKQAAEAQSVEEMRVPVDTLDKLIADSKQGDYPPEKADLYQEGFKKLSQAIEEVDSELERGDLESAKQSLREVDSLRLEYHDKRNPSIWKRLFG, encoded by the coding sequence ATGATAAAAACAAACCTAATTAGCCTAGTCGCTTTAACTGCGCTCGTATCTACGTCAGCTTTTGCGAGTGAGCCATTTGATCTCAAGAAAAACATGCAAGCGATGAAGCTCGCGTTTAAACAAGCAGCAGAAGCTCAATCTGTAGAAGAGATGCGTGTGCCCGTTGATACACTGGATAAGTTGATTGCAGACTCTAAACAAGGGGACTATCCACCAGAGAAAGCGGACTTGTACCAGGAAGGGTTTAAAAAATTGTCGCAAGCGATTGAAGAAGTAGATTCTGAATTGGAAAGAGGCGATCTTGAATCCGCAAAACAGTCCCTTCGTGAAGTGGATAGTCTTCGCCTCGAATATCACGATAAGCGCAACCCAAGTATTTGGAAGCGTCTATTTGGTTAG
- a CDS encoding ArsR/SmtB family transcription factor codes for MKAKVVDVADVLKTLAHPDRLFVLCQLVEGEMGAGQLQENSDLSQSAFSQHLTVLKKAKLVSVRKESQHVYYSLKDERVIGLIQQLHSLYCH; via the coding sequence ATGAAAGCGAAAGTCGTGGATGTCGCTGACGTACTAAAAACACTGGCTCACCCGGATCGTTTGTTTGTGTTGTGCCAGTTAGTAGAAGGAGAGATGGGTGCTGGACAACTACAGGAAAACTCAGATCTCAGCCAATCCGCTTTTTCTCAACACCTAACTGTTTTGAAAAAGGCGAAGTTAGTCTCGGTTAGAAAAGAGTCCCAACACGTTTACTACTCACTGAAGGATGAACGTGTAATTGGGCTGATCCAACAATTGCATTCGCTCTACTGTCATTAA
- a CDS encoding LysR substrate-binding domain-containing protein translates to MKQHVALKSLYSFVAVAELGSMTLAAEHLFVSHSAVSQSVKSLESQLNTKLFHRVGRRVELTKEGKNYYRDVGPALEQIVRASEALLNKHRDERLTINMVNSLALHWWIPRVEDLQKEIPSLDVRISNLIGPFDLEREGVDVAIVHGNIEDWSDYYSEKLGDDELVMVCSPSIAKSHPKEDVEGLLKRYPSIWVTNDRRKHDWDLWCKAHNISSPTTHGTLKFNASVQAIHAAIRSLGILVTHRLFIKDEVENQFLIEIGSPVVNPHQEYHFACLPERLKLESTLALRRWLKKEFQVASD, encoded by the coding sequence ATGAAGCAACACGTTGCATTAAAGTCTCTTTATTCTTTTGTTGCCGTCGCTGAGCTCGGTAGCATGACTTTAGCTGCAGAGCACTTATTCGTAAGTCACTCAGCCGTTAGTCAGAGCGTCAAAAGTCTCGAATCTCAACTTAATACCAAGCTGTTCCATCGTGTAGGCCGGCGCGTCGAACTCACGAAAGAAGGAAAGAATTACTACAGAGATGTTGGCCCCGCGTTAGAACAAATTGTACGAGCAAGCGAGGCACTGCTTAACAAGCATAGAGACGAGCGCCTGACGATTAACATGGTTAACTCATTAGCGCTTCACTGGTGGATTCCGCGTGTCGAAGATTTACAAAAAGAAATTCCATCGCTAGATGTTCGAATTTCTAACCTAATTGGTCCGTTCGACTTGGAACGTGAAGGGGTCGATGTCGCCATAGTCCATGGCAACATCGAAGATTGGAGTGATTATTACAGTGAAAAGCTTGGGGATGATGAGTTAGTTATGGTGTGCAGTCCCTCCATAGCCAAATCTCATCCAAAGGAAGACGTAGAAGGACTTTTAAAACGATACCCAAGCATCTGGGTGACGAACGATCGACGAAAACACGATTGGGACTTATGGTGCAAGGCCCATAACATTTCATCACCCACCACACATGGAACACTCAAGTTCAACGCTTCAGTACAAGCCATTCACGCCGCAATAAGAAGCTTGGGCATACTGGTGACACATAGGTTGTTTATTAAAGACGAAGTTGAGAACCAGTTTTTAATCGAGATTGGCAGTCCAGTCGTCAACCCTCATCAGGAATATCACTTTGCTTGTCTACCTGAGCGATTAAAGCTGGAGAGCACACTCGCACTGAGGCGGTGGCTTAAGAAGGAGTTTCAAGTTGCTAGCGACTGA
- a CDS encoding DMT family transporter: MKASQSTIAMSYMLSSTLSLSVTGLITGYLANYFVAVDLALIRFLVPAVILFVILTIAGLRLPPTSMRKVLAIRAFSIAACQLCFIYALGKLSLIESVVLFGTGPLFIALFEKCLFNIELTARTTTALLFTFIGVIFLAGDPSGFTFKPELFIGLLSGVFNAGSQLSLHRASKGEMSGVENNAWTFLIAGIFLIPFAVIFHKAIGVDYGIGDISTIMYAAIAVLTVMIINTQVCRYKAYKSAATNTQVAPLIYTNLVFTAMFQFTLFDTTFTLSQLAGIALIILGNSIPALYPLLKLRYFSHNQKTQPQNAPN; this comes from the coding sequence ATGAAAGCGAGCCAGTCAACCATTGCTATGAGCTATATGCTGTCTTCAACCCTGAGTTTGTCCGTAACTGGATTGATAACTGGGTATTTAGCGAATTATTTTGTTGCTGTCGATCTTGCTCTGATTCGATTCTTAGTTCCTGCCGTTATTCTGTTTGTTATCCTTACAATAGCAGGTTTGCGATTACCTCCCACATCGATGCGTAAAGTGTTGGCGATACGCGCGTTTAGTATCGCAGCTTGTCAGTTGTGCTTTATCTATGCGTTGGGGAAACTGTCACTAATCGAAAGTGTTGTGTTATTTGGTACTGGTCCTCTGTTTATCGCACTGTTCGAGAAGTGCCTATTCAACATTGAGCTTACTGCTCGGACTACCACAGCATTGCTGTTTACGTTTATTGGGGTGATTTTCCTGGCTGGCGACCCCTCAGGTTTCACTTTCAAGCCCGAACTCTTTATTGGGTTATTGTCAGGAGTGTTCAATGCAGGTTCACAGTTGAGTCTACATCGAGCATCAAAAGGAGAGATGTCGGGAGTTGAAAACAACGCGTGGACGTTCTTAATCGCGGGTATCTTCTTAATACCTTTTGCTGTGATATTTCATAAGGCCATAGGTGTTGATTACGGTATCGGAGACATATCAACCATTATGTATGCCGCCATTGCAGTATTAACAGTGATGATCATCAACACTCAGGTATGTAGATACAAAGCTTACAAGAGTGCAGCAACCAATACACAAGTTGCTCCACTGATCTATACCAATTTAGTGTTTACGGCGATGTTCCAGTTTACTCTGTTTGACACAACATTTACTTTGAGTCAGTTAGCTGGCATCGCACTGATCATTTTAGGGAACAGCATTCCCGCTTTATACCCATTACTTAAGCTGAGATATTTTTCTCACAACCAGAAAACTCAACCTCAAAACGCGCCAAATTGA
- a CDS encoding efflux RND transporter periplasmic adaptor subunit, whose translation MKSTLAKWAVVVAVLGTPTAYAFDTTIIAIKRVDSIVELDGTVEAVNRGTLSAQTSGRIVAVNADVNDIVSQGDVLLEISAEQQSASLDAALAQLNSANAQNIMALAQIKRYRELFPKGAISRERLDAAEAEARSSAAEVKRATAAVAQAKESLGYTSIRAPYTGVVTQRHVELGETVAPGSQLMTGFSLSPLRVVTEIPQRYREKVTDANQFSITTLNGATLEPYEAKLFNYAHEKSRAFRLRLELLEQPQNLLPGEWVKVAFTYDEKPSIQIPESAVIRRGELSVVYRVDDEKVAMNPVRVGQSHDGQLEVLSGLEVGDEIVTDVVSYLAEK comes from the coding sequence ATGAAATCTACTCTAGCTAAGTGGGCAGTAGTAGTCGCTGTTCTGGGAACACCAACAGCCTACGCTTTCGACACCACAATTATTGCTATCAAACGCGTTGATTCTATTGTGGAATTAGATGGCACTGTAGAAGCCGTTAATCGCGGAACGCTATCTGCACAAACCTCCGGTCGCATCGTTGCTGTGAATGCTGATGTGAATGACATCGTTAGCCAAGGTGATGTACTCCTAGAAATCAGTGCAGAGCAACAGTCAGCATCATTAGATGCAGCATTAGCCCAGTTAAACAGCGCCAATGCTCAAAATATTATGGCGTTAGCGCAGATAAAGCGTTATCGCGAACTCTTTCCTAAAGGTGCAATTTCTAGAGAACGTTTAGATGCAGCTGAAGCCGAAGCGCGCTCCTCTGCTGCAGAGGTTAAACGAGCAACGGCCGCTGTCGCACAGGCGAAAGAGTCGTTGGGCTACACCAGCATTCGTGCTCCTTATACGGGAGTTGTTACTCAGCGTCATGTCGAACTGGGCGAAACGGTCGCTCCAGGCAGTCAATTGATGACAGGGTTTTCACTGTCGCCTCTTCGTGTGGTAACAGAAATTCCTCAGCGCTACCGTGAAAAAGTCACAGATGCCAATCAGTTTTCTATAACCACTCTCAATGGCGCGACCCTTGAGCCATACGAGGCTAAGCTGTTTAACTACGCTCATGAAAAATCTCGTGCCTTCCGCCTTCGTCTAGAGCTTCTTGAGCAGCCACAAAATTTACTACCAGGTGAGTGGGTGAAAGTCGCCTTTACCTATGATGAAAAACCATCGATTCAAATTCCAGAGTCCGCTGTTATTCGCCGCGGAGAACTGAGTGTTGTCTATCGTGTGGACGATGAAAAAGTGGCGATGAATCCAGTACGAGTGGGTCAATCCCATGACGGTCAACTTGAGGTACTTAGTGGCCTTGAAGTGGGCGATGAAATTGTTACCGATGTCGTCAGCTATTTGGCCGAGAAGTAG
- a CDS encoding acyltransferase family protein — MNEKLRIDTLRGTACVLLVFFHVIGSNPNNGLKIDDGFYRDFNDVLGYLRMPLFTFLSGYVYAYRPFQVGATSFLFKKARRLLVPMLIVGTAFALLQSLTPGTNFEGYNWQLLHIKPVAHFWFIEALFLIFILIVMLEKSKAFECLARWVLVLAVASVVYISPLSIDYFSINGFIYLCPYFVLGMGVNRFNLMKRLRKEAIFIMLLGVGLVLSFMYFDVLSADSKRTLLALMLGMLGCTGLLGLKLKLNFLAMIGAFSYSIYLYHVFFTSFTRILINKMPVNPSLEVLALLGIVAGILGPIVVQKIMANNNTTRLLFLGMGKQKNIQTKTQSLAT; from the coding sequence ATGAATGAGAAATTGAGAATAGACACATTGCGTGGGACTGCGTGTGTGCTATTGGTGTTTTTCCATGTTATTGGCTCTAACCCAAACAATGGACTAAAAATCGACGATGGCTTTTATCGCGATTTCAACGACGTACTCGGTTATCTGCGCATGCCACTGTTTACATTTTTATCGGGTTACGTTTATGCCTATCGGCCTTTTCAAGTAGGAGCGACGAGCTTTCTATTCAAAAAGGCGCGACGACTGTTGGTACCAATGTTGATTGTAGGTACGGCGTTTGCGCTTCTTCAGAGTTTGACCCCAGGTACCAATTTTGAAGGGTACAATTGGCAATTGTTACACATTAAGCCTGTCGCGCATTTTTGGTTTATTGAAGCGCTGTTTCTAATATTTATTCTGATCGTCATGTTAGAGAAATCAAAAGCGTTTGAGTGTCTGGCGAGGTGGGTTCTGGTATTGGCTGTCGCTTCGGTGGTTTACATTTCGCCTTTGTCCATCGACTATTTTTCGATAAATGGCTTCATTTACCTTTGCCCGTATTTTGTTTTAGGCATGGGTGTGAATAGATTTAACCTCATGAAAAGGTTAAGAAAAGAAGCGATTTTCATAATGTTGCTAGGTGTAGGTTTGGTATTATCCTTTATGTATTTTGATGTACTCTCAGCCGATTCAAAGAGGACGTTGCTAGCATTAATGCTTGGAATGCTGGGCTGTACTGGGTTGTTGGGCTTAAAGCTTAAGCTTAACTTTCTGGCTATGATTGGTGCTTTTTCTTATTCAATCTATCTCTATCATGTGTTCTTCACATCCTTTACTCGGATTTTGATAAACAAAATGCCCGTTAATCCAAGCCTGGAAGTGCTCGCCTTATTAGGTATCGTTGCTGGCATTTTGGGCCCCATAGTTGTCCAAAAAATCATGGCCAATAACAATACAACCCGTCTGCTTTTTTTGGGTATGGGTAAACAAAAGAACATTCAAACGAAAACTCAGTCGCTAGCAACTTGA
- a CDS encoding LruC domain-containing protein codes for MVLAHKYRSLTILGSGLAASLLGFESHATAFDTCPSKAYLFQANPVKVYGVNLVTGSTSLLQGDTGLNANINGVGFDFDGRYIYGYDTTNKRIVRLGKDFQAEILNTSGLPTDHTFYVGDVYESVYYLYRKGKGLFTIDLTPLESDSSAVLAVNRVTTRAVVNLTDFAFHPSDGKLYGIDNNSGALYSFDASTGQETYIGDTGETGTFGAGYFDVDGYYYVSRNQDGQIYRIDLSPGNATNISNGVVPAVKFADGPNSNQNDGARCANAPVIDEDSNIDFGDAPTTYQTKLADNGPRHELDGSTWLGDSAPDGDQDGRANNLADDETGIDDENGVGFVTAIEPGLDSIVRVNASTSGYLSAWFDWNQDGDFADDGEQVFTDQLLDAGNNDLVFTVDAAAFIGTTWSRFRFSQQTGLDYFGGSTSGEVEDHEVAVTGEGLSVRYYPSATDYATVAYEDNWPYTADYDMNDVVVSYRITEILRDDNVVKSKIEGHLGAVGASYHNGFAIRLKGLNRTDVDAATTRLIKNDVQAESSGLEAISNEAIFIISEDTSEYKHESCEFHRTLLSCAKEDVQLNFTLHVNIVDGTDTTSLMAMPYDPFIFATPGYYHGEGYFQPGRKWEVHLPNYEPTEQFDADMFSGLGRDVSNAATGTYFKTAENLPWALLVNDQWQWPTENTDLIEAYPEYATYAESSGEQSQNWFESQFATPGKCYIP; via the coding sequence ATGGTACTAGCACACAAATACAGATCACTAACAATACTTGGGAGCGGGTTAGCAGCATCGCTGCTAGGCTTCGAGAGTCACGCGACTGCGTTCGATACTTGCCCTAGCAAAGCCTATCTTTTCCAAGCAAACCCGGTAAAAGTATACGGCGTCAACTTGGTGACAGGCTCAACGAGCTTGTTGCAAGGCGATACGGGGCTTAATGCAAATATTAATGGGGTAGGTTTCGACTTTGATGGCCGATACATCTACGGCTACGATACCACGAACAAACGTATCGTTCGCTTGGGTAAGGATTTTCAAGCAGAGATATTGAATACTTCCGGACTTCCCACAGACCATACGTTTTACGTAGGTGATGTATATGAAAGTGTGTATTACCTCTACCGTAAAGGAAAAGGTCTATTCACCATTGATCTAACTCCACTTGAATCGGACTCAAGCGCGGTGCTTGCCGTAAATCGTGTCACTACACGCGCTGTGGTTAACCTAACAGACTTCGCGTTTCATCCTAGTGACGGAAAGCTGTATGGTATCGACAACAATTCCGGTGCTCTATACTCGTTTGATGCGAGTACGGGGCAAGAAACCTACATCGGTGACACCGGTGAAACGGGTACATTTGGTGCCGGATACTTCGATGTCGATGGTTATTACTATGTTTCTCGCAACCAAGACGGCCAGATCTACCGTATCGATCTATCACCGGGCAATGCAACAAACATTTCCAATGGTGTCGTCCCGGCGGTCAAATTCGCTGACGGTCCAAATTCGAACCAAAACGATGGTGCTCGCTGTGCAAACGCACCGGTTATCGATGAGGACTCTAACATCGACTTCGGTGACGCTCCTACTACTTATCAAACCAAACTCGCCGATAATGGCCCTAGACATGAGTTGGATGGCTCAACATGGCTAGGTGATTCGGCACCTGATGGCGACCAAGACGGCAGAGCGAACAACCTCGCCGATGACGAAACTGGAATTGACGACGAAAACGGTGTTGGTTTCGTAACAGCCATAGAACCGGGCTTGGATAGTATTGTTCGCGTAAATGCGTCAACCTCGGGATATCTATCGGCTTGGTTCGACTGGAACCAAGATGGCGACTTTGCAGATGATGGCGAGCAGGTATTTACAGACCAGCTTCTCGACGCAGGTAACAACGATCTCGTTTTTACTGTTGATGCAGCCGCATTTATCGGTACTACTTGGAGTCGATTCCGCTTCAGTCAACAAACAGGTCTAGATTACTTCGGTGGTTCTACTTCTGGCGAAGTTGAGGATCACGAGGTAGCAGTCACAGGTGAAGGGTTGTCTGTGCGTTACTACCCAAGTGCGACAGATTATGCCACGGTCGCTTATGAAGATAACTGGCCTTACACAGCAGACTACGACATGAATGACGTCGTTGTTAGCTACCGAATCACGGAGATCCTACGAGACGACAATGTTGTTAAATCGAAAATCGAAGGTCATCTTGGAGCCGTTGGTGCTTCTTACCATAACGGCTTTGCTATTCGTCTGAAAGGTTTGAATAGAACGGATGTTGACGCAGCAACAACTCGTCTCATCAAGAATGACGTTCAAGCAGAGAGTAGTGGTTTAGAAGCCATTTCGAATGAGGCAATCTTTATCATCAGCGAAGACACATCCGAGTACAAACATGAAAGCTGTGAATTCCACAGAACCCTGTTGTCTTGTGCGAAGGAAGACGTACAGCTCAACTTTACTCTTCATGTCAACATCGTCGATGGTACGGACACCACATCTCTTATGGCCATGCCTTACGACCCGTTCATCTTTGCTACGCCAGGTTACTACCACGGTGAAGGTTATTTCCAACCGGGCAGAAAGTGGGAAGTGCACCTACCTAACTACGAACCGACAGAGCAGTTTGACGCAGATATGTTTAGTGGTTTAGGCCGAGATGTCAGTAATGCGGCAACAGGTACCTACTTCAAGACAGCAGAAAACTTACCGTGGGCTCTACTAGTCAATGACCAATGGCAGTGGCCGACAGAAAATACGGATTTGATAGAGGCGTACCCAGAATATGCAACGTATGCCGAATCTAGTGGCGAACAATCGCAAAACTGGTTCGAATCGCAATTCGCCACCCCTGGCAAATGTTATATCCCATAG
- a CDS encoding YeeE/YedE family protein — protein sequence MEFTFPWGSLLGGMLLGVSATLLLLFNGKIAGISGIVGRIYKAKTGDTSWRVLFVLGMVLGGVLSAKWLGIAPAEMVVSTPLVIVSGLLVGIGTKLGNGCTSGHGICGMGRLSKRSIAATMTFMGVAMVTTFVMLHVL from the coding sequence ATGGAATTTACATTTCCTTGGGGTTCGCTCTTGGGCGGAATGCTACTCGGTGTATCAGCTACTTTACTGTTACTGTTTAACGGTAAAATAGCCGGTATTAGTGGTATTGTCGGTCGCATTTACAAAGCTAAAACTGGCGATACCAGTTGGCGCGTGTTGTTTGTACTTGGCATGGTTTTGGGCGGCGTTCTGTCTGCAAAATGGCTAGGTATCGCACCCGCTGAAATGGTGGTGTCTACACCACTCGTAATAGTCAGTGGACTACTAGTTGGCATTGGTACCAAGTTGGGTAATGGCTGCACGAGTGGTCATGGCATCTGCGGAATGGGGCGTCTATCTAAGCGTTCGATTGCTGCCACAATGACTTTTATGGGCGTTGCCATGGTAACGACCTTCGTTATGCTTCATGTACTTTAG
- a CDS encoding FAD-dependent oxidoreductase codes for MTKIVIVGGVAGGASAAARARRLSEDAEIIMFERGPFVSFANCGLPYHIGGDIKDRSKLLLQTPESFLARFNVDVRVMNEVKSINRADKTVTIKNLLDGSEYQESYDFLLLSPGAAPFVPAIPGIDNPLTHSLRNIPDMDRIIQTIQMNKPEHATVIGGGFIGLEMMEAFHQLGIKTTLIEMADQVMTPVDKEMAGFAHAEIKQRGIDLRLGAALESVEYIPSTQVADTSAGESSEHQHLQGKLALSLNNGDTLETDLLIMSIGVRPETKLAQEAGLQLGELGGIYTNDSMQTSDPSIYAVGDAIEDKDFVTGKAGFVPLAGPANRQGRMAADNMLGRSETYQGTQGTAIVKIFDLAVASVGKNEKVLKREGINYEKVYVHTASHAGYYPGAEIVSLKLLFSPETGKILGAQAAGKDGVDKRIDVLAVAQRAGMTVEQLQHLELTYAPPYGSAKDVINQAAFVANNILKGDATPIHFDEIDNLNDDQVLLDVRNPSELENVGFIEGAINIPVDQLRGRMNELPKDKEIVIYCQVGLRGNVAYRQLVNNGFKARNLIGGYRTYKFAKA; via the coding sequence ATGACTAAGATTGTAATTGTAGGTGGGGTTGCTGGTGGCGCTTCCGCTGCTGCGCGTGCTCGTCGTCTGAGTGAAGACGCTGAAATCATCATGTTTGAACGTGGACCATTCGTGTCATTTGCAAACTGTGGACTGCCTTACCACATTGGAGGAGACATAAAAGATCGCTCCAAACTGCTACTTCAAACACCAGAGAGTTTCTTGGCGCGTTTTAACGTCGATGTTCGAGTAATGAACGAAGTAAAATCGATCAACCGCGCTGACAAAACGGTGACGATCAAAAATCTTCTAGACGGAAGTGAATATCAGGAATCTTACGACTTCCTTCTTTTAAGTCCGGGTGCGGCACCGTTCGTTCCTGCGATTCCGGGAATTGATAATCCCCTAACCCATTCGCTGCGCAACATTCCTGATATGGACCGCATCATTCAAACCATTCAGATGAATAAGCCAGAACATGCAACGGTAATTGGTGGTGGATTCATTGGCCTAGAAATGATGGAAGCCTTCCACCAGCTGGGTATCAAAACAACGCTTATCGAAATGGCTGATCAGGTAATGACGCCTGTCGATAAAGAAATGGCTGGATTTGCACACGCGGAAATCAAGCAACGCGGCATAGATCTACGTTTAGGTGCAGCGCTTGAATCTGTTGAGTACATCCCTTCAACTCAAGTTGCTGATACCAGTGCCGGTGAATCAAGTGAACATCAGCATCTGCAAGGTAAGTTGGCTCTATCATTGAATAATGGCGATACACTCGAAACCGACTTACTGATTATGTCAATCGGTGTACGCCCAGAAACTAAGCTAGCACAAGAAGCAGGTCTACAACTTGGCGAACTTGGCGGCATTTATACCAACGACAGTATGCAGACGAGTGATCCTTCGATCTACGCGGTTGGTGATGCCATTGAAGATAAAGACTTTGTCACAGGCAAAGCGGGATTTGTTCCACTCGCTGGACCGGCAAACCGCCAAGGTCGTATGGCTGCAGACAACATGCTGGGACGCAGTGAAACGTACCAAGGTACACAAGGCACTGCCATTGTGAAGATATTTGATTTAGCCGTAGCGTCAGTTGGCAAAAATGAAAAAGTCCTCAAACGTGAAGGCATCAACTACGAAAAAGTATACGTTCATACTGCAAGTCACGCTGGATATTATCCAGGGGCAGAGATAGTGTCACTGAAACTACTCTTTAGCCCTGAAACAGGCAAGATCCTTGGAGCACAGGCGGCTGGTAAAGACGGTGTCGACAAGCGTATTGATGTGCTTGCGGTGGCACAGCGTGCTGGCATGACGGTTGAACAGCTCCAACACTTAGAGCTTACTTATGCGCCTCCGTACGGTAGCGCTAAGGATGTGATCAACCAAGCCGCATTTGTAGCAAACAACATACTGAAAGGCGATGCAACCCCTATCCACTTCGATGAAATAGACAACTTAAACGACGATCAAGTGCTGCTCGATGTGCGTAATCCAAGTGAGTTAGAGAACGTTGGCTTTATCGAAGGTGCGATTAATATCCCTGTCGATCAGCTACGCGGTCGAATGAACGAACTGCCAAAAGACAAAGAGATTGTAATCTACTGCCAAGTTGGGTTACGTGGTAACGTGGCTTATCGCCAATTAGTCAATAATGGCTTTAAGGCTCGCAACTTGATTGGTGGTTACCGCACCTATAAGTTTGCTAAGGCATAG
- the galU gene encoding UTP--glucose-1-phosphate uridylyltransferase GalU has translation MIKHCLFPAAGYGTRFLPATKSMPKEMMPIVNKPLIEYGVDEAIQAGMTNMAIVTGRGKNSLMDHFDKNYELEHQISGTNKEEMLVDIRLLIDSAQFTYIRQREMKGLGHAILTGKQLIGDNPFAVVLADDLCVNETQGVLEQMVKLFKQFRCTIVAVEEVPNDETHKYGVIAGEHLSDDLIRVTDMVEKPEQGTAPSNLAIIGRYILTPDIFEHIENTEPGKGGEIQITDAILKQASNGCVIAYRFKGKRFDCGSVDGYIDATNYCYENIYLNDDSVELKKLATFKNGHDRKCA, from the coding sequence ATGATTAAACATTGCTTATTCCCGGCAGCGGGTTATGGAACGCGTTTTTTGCCTGCGACCAAATCCATGCCTAAAGAGATGATGCCCATCGTAAACAAACCATTAATTGAATACGGAGTCGATGAAGCGATTCAAGCAGGAATGACAAACATGGCAATTGTCACCGGACGCGGGAAGAACTCCCTTATGGATCACTTTGATAAAAACTATGAGCTCGAGCACCAGATTAGTGGAACTAACAAAGAAGAGATGCTTGTTGATATTAGATTACTCATTGATTCTGCGCAGTTTACATATATCCGCCAGAGAGAAATGAAGGGGCTAGGGCATGCCATTCTTACGGGTAAGCAGTTGATAGGAGATAACCCGTTTGCTGTCGTTTTGGCTGATGACTTGTGTGTCAATGAAACTCAAGGCGTGCTTGAACAGATGGTTAAGCTGTTTAAGCAATTCAGATGCACGATTGTTGCTGTTGAGGAGGTGCCTAACGATGAGACGCACAAATATGGGGTTATCGCAGGTGAGCATTTAAGTGATGATCTGATCCGAGTGACTGACATGGTTGAAAAGCCAGAACAAGGAACCGCGCCTAGCAATTTAGCGATTATTGGTCGTTATATTCTCACACCGGATATCTTCGAACATATTGAAAACACTGAACCTGGGAAAGGTGGTGAGATACAAATAACCGACGCCATTCTAAAACAGGCCAGCAATGGGTGCGTTATCGCCTATCGCTTTAAGGGAAAACGGTTTGATTGCGGTAGCGTGGATGGGTATATCGATGCGACAAATTACTGCTATGAAAACATATACTTAAACGATGACAGCGTGGAACTCAAGAAGCTTGCTACGTTCAAAAACGGTCATGATCGAAAATGTGCTTGA
- a CDS encoding RNA-binding S4 domain-containing protein, whose protein sequence is MNQDYVNEPEDFDYEEGEEIEIEAIGIEVSSHPIELYKLFKVANLVGGGGEAKHFIAEGYVAVNGELETRKRRKMYDGDFFEFNQEYYVVVCDQPPMEPEETKASTQVASSDKAKKEKSRNNSSSVGKKQNKANNAASKKSNKNGSSKEQSKKAPSKKSGNKDPNSGRGSIDFF, encoded by the coding sequence ATGAATCAAGATTACGTAAATGAGCCGGAAGACTTCGACTACGAAGAAGGCGAAGAGATTGAAATTGAAGCGATTGGAATCGAAGTATCAAGTCATCCAATTGAACTGTACAAATTGTTCAAGGTTGCCAACTTAGTTGGTGGCGGTGGTGAAGCTAAGCACTTTATTGCAGAAGGCTATGTTGCGGTAAATGGAGAGTTAGAAACTCGTAAGCGCCGCAAGATGTATGATGGCGACTTTTTCGAATTCAACCAAGAATACTATGTTGTAGTTTGTGACCAACCACCGATGGAGCCAGAAGAAACGAAAGCGAGCACGCAAGTTGCTTCATCAGATAAGGCAAAGAAAGAAAAAAGTCGCAATAACAGCTCAAGTGTTGGCAAGAAGCAGAATAAAGCGAATAATGCAGCTTCAAAAAAGTCTAACAAAAACGGTTCAAGCAAAGAGCAATCAAAGAAAGCACCATCGAAAAAGAGTGGCAACAAAGATCCTAACAGTGGTCGTGGGTCCATTGACTTCTTTTAA
- a CDS encoding YeeE/YedE family protein, producing MQRVISILSGFLFGAGMIISGMGDPANVMAFLDIFGAWSPDLAFVMGGALLVFAPSYWLVIRKKQEPVCTDQFCLSDNNKIDKMLLSGAALFGIGWGIAGICPGPAISSMANGSFGILGFVAAMLVGMVLTDIVVEKRATSELANQS from the coding sequence ATGCAACGTGTTATTTCTATACTAAGTGGATTTTTGTTCGGTGCTGGCATGATCATTTCAGGCATGGGCGATCCAGCCAACGTCATGGCATTTCTAGATATCTTTGGAGCCTGGTCTCCAGATTTGGCGTTCGTAATGGGCGGTGCGCTACTTGTTTTTGCTCCGAGCTATTGGTTGGTGATCCGTAAGAAGCAAGAGCCAGTTTGTACCGATCAGTTTTGTTTAAGTGACAATAACAAGATAGACAAAATGCTGTTGAGTGGCGCCGCGTTGTTTGGCATCGGCTGGGGTATTGCAGGTATCTGCCCTGGGCCAGCGATTTCATCTATGGCAAATGGCAGTTTTGGGATTTTGGGTTTTGTGGCTGCTATGTTAGTTGGCATGGTGCTTACCGACATAGTCGTGGAAAAGCGCGCAACATCAGAGTTGGCAAACCAGTCATAA